DNA sequence from the Brachybacterium sp. P6-10-X1 genome:
GAGCGCCACCGCCGCCGCGGCCCCGGTTCGCTGCACCTGCGCGGCCTGGCCGGCTATGCGGCGACCTATCTGGTGCTCGCGGTCGCGGCCGTGCTCACAGTGGGTCCGTTCCTGTTCTCGGTGATGACGGCGTTCACCTCGACGCGGCAGTTCGCCCAGGAGGGCCCGTTGTCGATCCCCGCCCCGCCGGTGCTGGACAGCTTCATCTCCCTGTTCGTCTCGCCCGACGGTTTCGTGACCCCCGTGGTCGTGACCGTGCAGATGGTCGCCGTGATCCTGGTGGGGCAGATGGTGTTCTCGGTGCTGGCCGCCTACGCCTTCGCCCAGCTCCGCTTCCCCGGCCGTGACCTGCTGTTCTGGGTGTACGTGGCGACGCTGATGGTGCCGCAGGTGGTCGTGGTGGTGCCGCTGTATCTGATGATGAGCGAGGCGGGACTGCGCAACACCTTCTGGGCGCTGGTGCTGCCCTTCGTGCTGGGTTCGCCGTACGCGATCTTCCTGCTGCGCGAGAACTTCCGCGGCGTGCCGAGCGAGCTGATGGATGCGATGCGGATCGACGGGGCGGGCACGCTGAGGCTGCTGTGGCACCTGGTGGTGCCGCTGAACCGCCCGATCATCGTCACCCTGGTGCTGATCACGGTGGTCACGCACTGGAACAACTTCATGTGGCCGATGGTGATCACCTCCGGACCCGAGTGGCGCACGATCACCGTGGCCACCTCCGCGCTGCAGTCGCAGTACGACAACAACTGGACCCTGGTGATGGCCGGGACCACGCTGGCGATGCTGCCGCTGGTGATCCTGATGATCGTCTTCCAGAAGCAGATCACCCGCTCGGTCGGCGACGCGACGCTGCGCTGAGGCGACCGGGAGGCGCCCCACGACGAGCTGGGGTGCCCTCGTGGGGCACCCCGTGAGGCCTCTCTCAGCCCTCGTGACGGGCGAGGATGAGGGGACCGCCGCAGCGCACGCTCCGCGCCCACCCGATGAACGTCACGTCCCGGTGCGGCCCCGCGGAGCAGGCACCGCGCGTTTCCCCGCCCCCGTCCGAGGAAACACCCCGTGTCGCAGACCCGCCGCCTCCCCCACGACTCGCCCCGGCCGAGGACGCAGCGAGCAGTCGCTCCGGCGCCGACCGCGCTGCTGATCGGCGTCCTGGCCCTGCTGTCCACGGTCTCGCCGCTGGCCACGGACATGTACCTGCCGGCGTTCCCGCAGATCGCGTCGGACCTGGGGACCCCGGCCTCCGGTGTCCAGCTCACGCTGACCGCGTTCATGGTCGGGCTCGCCGCCGGGCAGCTGGTGATCGGGCCGATGTCCGACGCGCTGGGCCGACGGGGGCCGCTCCTGGTGGGGACCGTCGTCTGCCTGGTGGCGAGCATCGTCTGCGCGCTGGCGCCCGGCATCACGGTGTTCGTCCTCGCGCGCTTCGTCCAGGGCTTCAGCGGTGCCGCCGGCATGGTCATCGCCCGCGCCGTCGTCACCGACGTGACCACGGGGGCGACGACCGCGAAGCTGATGAACGTGATGATGGTTGTCGGCAGCATCATGCCCGTCCTCGCCCCGGTGCTCGGCGGAGGCATCCTGCAGCTCGCGCACTGGCGGGTGATCTTCTGGGTGATCGCCGCGATGGTCGTCCTCATGATCCTGGGGATCCTCTTCGTCACCGGGGAATCGCTGCCGCCGCAGCGGCGCCACGCCGGCGGGCTGCGGAAGGTGGCGGCCAACACCGGGACGGTCCTGCGCAATCGCACCTATGTCTCGGCGGCGCTCGTGCTCGTCCTCGCCTTCACGACCCTTTTCGCCTACGTCTCGGCCTCCCCGTTCGTGGTCCAGAACGTGCTGGGAATGTCGACGCTGCAGTACTCGACGCTCTTCGCCGTCAACGCGCTCGGCATCACCGCCGGCAGCATGATCTCCATCCGGCTGGCCGGCCGGGTGGCCGTCCACCGCACCCTGGGTGCAGGAGTGGTCGGCCTGCTGAGCGCCTCGCTGTGGCTGCTGGTGGTGGTGCTCGCCGAGGCCTCCGCTGTGCCCGTCCTGCTCGGCATGTTCACAGCGACCCTCTCGGTCGGGCTGATCATGGGCAACGCCTCGTCCCTGGCGATGCGTGCGGCGGCGACCACGGCCGGTACCGGCTCCGCCTTCATGGGCGCTGTCCAGTTCCTGCTCGGTGCCGCTGTCTCCCCTGTGGTCGGCATCGCCGGCGAGGCCGACGCCCGACCCATGGCGATCACCATGGCCGTGTGCGCCGCAGCGGCAGGGGCCGCGTACGTCGCGCTCGTGCGGGAGCTCCGACGCATCGAGCGCGACGTCGAGGGGTGACGGACCGGCAGCGCCCGGCCGCCGGAGCACAGTCAGCGCTCGGCCGCCGTCGCACCGGCAGCGCTCGGCCGTCGTCGGACCGGCGGCACCCACCCGCCCGGGCCCTCCGCCTCGTCCCGGCCCGCTGCGCACGTTCTGCTCCCCGCCGAGTCCTGACGGAGGATAATGAGACCCCCACCTGCTCGGAAGGACCCCCATGCTCAAGCGCCGCACGCTCCTCTCCTCCTTCGCCGCCGCCGGTCTGCTGACCACCGCGGTCGCGTGCTCCCCTTCCAGCGAAGGCGGCGGCTCCGGCGAGGACGGCAAGCCCACCTTGACCTTCCGGCTCTGGGACGAGACCGCCGTGGCAGCCTACGAGGAGTCGTTCCAGGCCTTCACGGCCGACAGCGGCTGGCAGGTCGAGATCGACGTGGTCCCGTGGGGCGACTACTGGACCCGCCTGCCGTTGGACGTGGCCAGCGGCGACGCGGCCGACGTGTACTGGATGAACTCCGCCAACTATGTCCTGTACAAGGACTCCGAGGACCTGCTGGACATCCACGAGGTGATCCCCGACGGCGCCTCCCAGTGGGAGCAGAGCGTGGTCGATCTCTACACGCGCGACGGCGGCCTCTGGGGCGTGCCGCAGATCTGGGATTCGATCGCCCTGTTCTACAACAAGACGCTGGTCGAGGAGGCGGGCGTGGACCCGTCGGCTCTCGCGTTCGACCCCACGGCCGAGACCGACGAGCTGCGCGAGGCCGCGACGGCCCTGACGCTCGACGGCGAGGGGCGGCACCCGGGCGAGAAGGACTTCGACGTCGACGCCCGCGAGCAGTTCGGCTTCAACTCGCAGGCGGACCGGCAGGCGATCATCGGACCGATGCTGGCGTCGAACGGCGCGACCTGGCAGGAGGACGACAAGTACACCTTCGCCCCCCCCGAGGGCATCGAGGCTTTCCAGTACATGGCCGACCTGGTCAACGTCGAGAACGTCGCCCCGAGCGCCGCCGACACCAACGAGAACGGCGACTTCACCCGCGACCTGTTCACCCAGGGCAAGCTCGGGCTGTTCCAGTCCGGGCCCTACAGCCTGACCACCGTCTCCGAGGGCGTGGCGGACTCCTTCGAGTGGGCGCTCGCGGCGCCTGTGGCCGGACCGGAAGGTGCGAAGTCGCTGGTGCACGGCGTGGTCGCGGTCGGCAATGCGAAGGCCGACGAGGACAAGCAGGAGGGCATCGCCGCGCTGCTGACCTGGCTGGGCAGCGTGGACGGGCAGCTGCCGCTGGCAAAGATGGGGGT
Encoded proteins:
- a CDS encoding multidrug effflux MFS transporter, coding for MSQTRRLPHDSPRPRTQRAVAPAPTALLIGVLALLSTVSPLATDMYLPAFPQIASDLGTPASGVQLTLTAFMVGLAAGQLVIGPMSDALGRRGPLLVGTVVCLVASIVCALAPGITVFVLARFVQGFSGAAGMVIARAVVTDVTTGATTAKLMNVMMVVGSIMPVLAPVLGGGILQLAHWRVIFWVIAAMVVLMILGILFVTGESLPPQRRHAGGLRKVAANTGTVLRNRTYVSAALVLVLAFTTLFAYVSASPFVVQNVLGMSTLQYSTLFAVNALGITAGSMISIRLAGRVAVHRTLGAGVVGLLSASLWLLVVVLAEASAVPVLLGMFTATLSVGLIMGNASSLAMRAAATTAGTGSAFMGAVQFLLGAAVSPVVGIAGEADARPMAITMAVCAAAAGAAYVALVRELRRIERDVEG
- a CDS encoding sugar ABC transporter substrate-binding protein: MLKRRTLLSSFAAAGLLTTAVACSPSSEGGGSGEDGKPTLTFRLWDETAVAAYEESFQAFTADSGWQVEIDVVPWGDYWTRLPLDVASGDAADVYWMNSANYVLYKDSEDLLDIHEVIPDGASQWEQSVVDLYTRDGGLWGVPQIWDSIALFYNKTLVEEAGVDPSALAFDPTAETDELREAATALTLDGEGRHPGEKDFDVDAREQFGFNSQADRQAIIGPMLASNGATWQEDDKYTFAPPEGIEAFQYMADLVNVENVAPSAADTNENGDFTRDLFTQGKLGLFQSGPYSLTTVSEGVADSFEWALAAPVAGPEGAKSLVHGVVAVGNAKADEDKQEGIAALLTWLGSVDGQLPLAKMGVSFPAHVDAQQAFLDFWKDKGIDVSVFVEAAKNAAEADTGARANAGLEAVMPIFQEVFIGRLTAEEGIPQAQEEGNAAMAE
- a CDS encoding carbohydrate ABC transporter permease, which encodes MHATEDTAPPRTRDAGDTAAAPSSDRALPRHGPAPRGRRSGAAERHRRRGPGSLHLRGLAGYAATYLVLAVAAVLTVGPFLFSVMTAFTSTRQFAQEGPLSIPAPPVLDSFISLFVSPDGFVTPVVVTVQMVAVILVGQMVFSVLAAYAFAQLRFPGRDLLFWVYVATLMVPQVVVVVPLYLMMSEAGLRNTFWALVLPFVLGSPYAIFLLRENFRGVPSELMDAMRIDGAGTLRLLWHLVVPLNRPIIVTLVLITVVTHWNNFMWPMVITSGPEWRTITVATSALQSQYDNNWTLVMAGTTLAMLPLVILMIVFQKQITRSVGDATLR